The Salvelinus namaycush isolate Seneca chromosome 13, SaNama_1.0, whole genome shotgun sequence genome includes a region encoding these proteins:
- the LOC120058484 gene encoding tripartite motif-containing 13-like isoform X3, which translates to MELLEEDLTCPICCCLFEDPRVLPCSHSFCKKCLEGILEGNNRGPVWRPPFKCPSCRKETPQNGINSLQINYSLRGIVEKYNKIRVLPRMALCKHHSGQPLNIFCATDLKLICGFCATTDDHKGHTFCALEDAYEQEKSAFEELFQGVESWHSTDILSCLETLEASKKKALQLVSRDAEKVTDYFVKLINALDHKKNEILSDFETLKLVVMQAYDPEINTLSDALEEQKRALSIAESFRNVTDPLCFLEQMQEFREKLRVVRETPLPSRTDMDVGPLVRNFDVKNWDSMKLKDVDKLSVPHESGVYSSTTPHSGGRALGKVVVFFVCLLCALVLLQPDSLTAVSAQISSLGHAYLPVLAGWLELAHGAWQCWGEVVDACVAWWMRF; encoded by the coding sequence ATGGAGCTTCTAGAGGAGGACCTGACTTGCCCAATTTGCTGCTGTCTCTTTGAGGACCCCCGAGTTCTGCCGTGCTCACACAGCTTCTGCAAGAAGTGCTTGGAGGGGATTCTGGAGGGGAACAACCGAGGACCTGTTTGGAGACCCCCGTTCAAATGCCCCAGTTGCCGCAAGGAGACTCCTCAAAACGGCATAAACAGCCTCCAGATCAACTACTCGTTACGTGGAATCGTTGAGAAATACAACAAAATCAGAGTGTTACCCAGGATGGCCCTGTGCAAACACCACAGTGGTCAACCGCTTAATATATTCTGTGCCACAGACTTGAAACTTATTTGTGGATTTTGTGCAACAACTGACGACCATAAAGGACATACATTCTGTGCCCTGGAAGACGCGTACGAGCAGGAGAAATCCGCATTTGAGGAGCTGTTCCAGGGAGTGGAGAGCTGGCACAGCACGGATATTCTATCCTGCCTGGAGACGCTGGAAGCCAGTAAGAAAAAGGCGCTCCAGTTAGTTTCCAGGGACGCAGAGAAAGTAACCGACTATTTTGTCAAACTGATCAATGCCCTGGACCACAAAAAGAACGAGATCCTCTCCGATTTCGAGACGCTGAAGTTGGTGGTGATGCAAGCCTACGACCCAGAGATCAATACATTGAGCGATGCGTTGGAGGAGCAGAAGCGCGCTCTCAGCATCGCCGAGTCATTCAGGAATGTGACCGACCCCCTTTGCTTTCTCGAGCAGATGCAGGAGTTCAGGGAGAAGTTGCGCGTTGTCCGGGAAACGCCGCTGCCCTCCCGGACAGACATGGACGTCGGTCCCCTGGTCAGGAATTTCGACGTCAAAAACTGGGACTCGATGAAGCTCAAAGATGTGGACAAGCTCTCCGTTCCGCACGAGAGTGGCGTGTATAGCTCAACGACCCCGCATTCCGGTGGCAGAGCGCTGGGGAAAGTCGTCGTGTTTTTTGTGTGCCTTTTATGCGCCCTGGTTCTTCTGCAGCCGGACAGCCTGACCGCGGTGTCAGCCCAAATCTCCTCGCTCGGCCATGCCTACCTGCCAgtgctggctggatggctggaacTGGCTCACGGTGCGTGGCAGTGCTGGGGAGAGGTAGTGGATGCCTGCGTTGCCTGGTGGATGCGTTTTTGA
- the LOC120058484 gene encoding tripartite motif-containing 13-like isoform X2, whose amino-acid sequence MKGLIFSPGKGEVCTATSAMIALHSASQQLNTMELLEEDLTCPICCCLFEDPRVLPCSHSFCKKCLEGILEGNNRGPVWRPPFKCPSCRKETPQNGINSLQINYSLRGIVEKYNKIRVLPRMALCKHHSGQPLNIFCATDLKLICGFCATTDDHKGHTFCALEDAYEQEKSAFEELFQGVESWHSTDILSCLETLEASKKKALQLVSRDAEKVTDYFVKLINALDHKKNEILSDFETLKLVVMQAYDPEINTLSDALEEQKRALSIAESFRNVTDPLCFLEQMQEFREKLRVVRETPLPSRTDMDVGPLVRNFDVKNWDSMKLKDVDKLSVPHESGVYSSTTPHSGGRALGKVVVFFVCLLCALVLLQPDSLTAVSAQISSLGHAYLPVLAGWLELAHGAWQCWGEVVDACVAWWMRF is encoded by the exons ATGAAAGGGTTAATTTTTTCTCCCGGAAAGGGCGAAGTCTGCACAGCAACAAGCGCCATGATTGCGTTGCACTCTGCGTCTCAGCAGCTg AACACCATGGAGCTTCTAGAGGAGGACCTGACTTGCCCAATTTGCTGCTGTCTCTTTGAGGACCCCCGAGTTCTGCCGTGCTCACACAGCTTCTGCAAGAAGTGCTTGGAGGGGATTCTGGAGGGGAACAACCGAGGACCTGTTTGGAGACCCCCGTTCAAATGCCCCAGTTGCCGCAAGGAGACTCCTCAAAACGGCATAAACAGCCTCCAGATCAACTACTCGTTACGTGGAATCGTTGAGAAATACAACAAAATCAGAGTGTTACCCAGGATGGCCCTGTGCAAACACCACAGTGGTCAACCGCTTAATATATTCTGTGCCACAGACTTGAAACTTATTTGTGGATTTTGTGCAACAACTGACGACCATAAAGGACATACATTCTGTGCCCTGGAAGACGCGTACGAGCAGGAGAAATCCGCATTTGAGGAGCTGTTCCAGGGAGTGGAGAGCTGGCACAGCACGGATATTCTATCCTGCCTGGAGACGCTGGAAGCCAGTAAGAAAAAGGCGCTCCAGTTAGTTTCCAGGGACGCAGAGAAAGTAACCGACTATTTTGTCAAACTGATCAATGCCCTGGACCACAAAAAGAACGAGATCCTCTCCGATTTCGAGACGCTGAAGTTGGTGGTGATGCAAGCCTACGACCCAGAGATCAATACATTGAGCGATGCGTTGGAGGAGCAGAAGCGCGCTCTCAGCATCGCCGAGTCATTCAGGAATGTGACCGACCCCCTTTGCTTTCTCGAGCAGATGCAGGAGTTCAGGGAGAAGTTGCGCGTTGTCCGGGAAACGCCGCTGCCCTCCCGGACAGACATGGACGTCGGTCCCCTGGTCAGGAATTTCGACGTCAAAAACTGGGACTCGATGAAGCTCAAAGATGTGGACAAGCTCTCCGTTCCGCACGAGAGTGGCGTGTATAGCTCAACGACCCCGCATTCCGGTGGCAGAGCGCTGGGGAAAGTCGTCGTGTTTTTTGTGTGCCTTTTATGCGCCCTGGTTCTTCTGCAGCCGGACAGCCTGACCGCGGTGTCAGCCCAAATCTCCTCGCTCGGCCATGCCTACCTGCCAgtgctggctggatggctggaacTGGCTCACGGTGCGTGGCAGTGCTGGGGAGAGGTAGTGGATGCCTGCGTTGCCTGGTGGATGCGTTTTTGA